A genome region from Desulfobulbaceae bacterium includes the following:
- a CDS encoding type II toxin-antitoxin system VapC family toxin yields the protein MEKLKVYIETTVVSYLTSRPSRNPIIFGRQELTREWWQNKSSSFDLVVSELVFQEAWSRDSEAARKRISLISQIPSLNISEDAIILAEKLINKGPMPQEFGEDALHIAICV from the coding sequence ATGGAAAAATTGAAAGTTTATATTGAGACGACTGTCGTCAGTTATTTAACATCTCGCCCAAGTAGGAATCCAATAATCTTTGGGCGGCAAGAATTAACTCGCGAATGGTGGCAGAATAAAAGCTCGTCATTTGACCTGGTTGTTTCAGAGTTAGTTTTTCAAGAAGCTTGGTCAAGAGATAGTGAGGCTGCAAGAAAAAGAATTTCTCTGATTAGTCAAATCCCTTCTCTTAATATTTCAGAAGATGCTATCATTTTAGCCGAAAAGCTTATAAATAAAGGCCCAATGCCACAAGAATTTGGAGAAGACGCACTCCATATCGCAATTTGTGTATGA